The sequence AAAGTTCCAGATAAGGCCAATCCAATTGCCAAGCCAGCTGCTGCAAGAATGGCAATAAATGAAGCCATCTGAATACCGATCATTGAAGCTAAACTGATAATGAGTAAAATTCTAAATACTACACCAATCAAGGATAATAAGAATGGACTAAGTGATTCGTCCAGTTTCTTTTCTTTGAAAGTTTTCCCTAGTATTTTAATAAAGTGTTTAATAATCCATAAACCAACAATTAGAGTTATAAGTGCTAAAATTAATTTAGGGGCATATGATAGTAGTAGCTCAATACCTTTCTCACTATACTTGTCAAGATTTTCCATTATTTAGTTATTTTGTTGTTTTACCTGAAATTTTGGTCAATTTTATTAAAAGTCTCATGCTGAAGTAAAAACTTACTGGTGATACGCTAATCCTAGATAATTCTAATATTATCCATAAAAATTTCGGATTTTCGCACTCAAATTTTCTCTATATTGAAAACCTATTAATATATTAGCTTTTCTAAGCTAGGGTAATTTCTAATTAGTTTTAATGCAAATTTATTAAATTGATTTTAAATAATAATTATGAGATATTTATTTAGTTTATTGATGTTCATGAGTTCTCTTTTTATATCCTCAAGCATATTTGCTCAGGAAATACCTAATGCTGACATGGAAAATTGGATTAAATATGGGACATATGAAGACCCTCAATATTGGAAAACTCCTAATCAAGCTACATCACCATTATTTGTATTTTCTGTGACTAAAGAAAGCACTGATGTGTATGCAGGAAGTTATGCTGCCAGATTAGAGAGTATGTCTATTTTAGGAGGAATGGCCATTGTACCTGGTTTTATGACCATAGGAGATTTTGATGTTAATACGTCTACCATGGAATATTCTATTTATGGAGGTGTATCTTTTACCAATCGCCCACTGCGTTTAAAAGGTTATCATAAATATATTCCACAAGATGGAGACCAATGGTTAATTGCGATTAATACGTTTAAGTATGATAGTGTTAACGATAAATTAGATACAATTGGAATTGGTTTTTTTGAAGGAGGAGCAACTGATAGTATTTGGACACCTTTTGAGGTATTTATCAATTATTGGTCACAAGATGATCCTGATAGCTTAAATATTATTATTCTTTCATCCAGTAATGAAACACCACCTGCAGGTTCCTTATTATTGATTGATAGCATGTGGTTTGATTATACACCCAGTAGTTTAGCTGAAGATCGGAATGAAGTTCAATTTGATGTATATCCAAATCCAGCAACAAATCAAGTGACCATACGTTTAAATCATGAAACAGAGGCATTTATTTCTTTGACGAATCTTTGGGGACAGGAAGTTTTCAAGCAAATAATTAAAGATAAAACCACTTCAATTGACCTTAGTCATTTGCCAAAGGGTATTTATCTTGTAAAATCAAATACGAAAGATGCTAATTACATCAAGAAGCTGATTTTGCGTTAACCTAAAAATTAACAATGCCAGGTTTTATATCCACTGTCAAGAAATTCCCACGTACTTTCTGGATTGCCAACAGCATGGAGCTCTTCGAGAGGTGGGCTTATTATGGAATTTTAGCTGTATTGGCCTTATATATTACGAATTCAAAAGATACAGGTGCAATGGGTTTTACCCATATGCAAAAGGGGGTTTTAATGGGTACGTTTGGAGGAATTGTTTATTTTCTTCCAGTATTAACGGGTGCCATTGCTGATCGAATTGGATACAAGCTAACACTTGTTATTTCCTATGTTATTCTAATTTCGGGCTATTATATGCTTGGGCAAGCAGATTCATACAATGGTATGATGCTCGTTTTAGTTTATACGGCCATTGGAGCTGCTTTATTTAAACCTGTAGTTTCGGCAACA is a genomic window of Bacteroidota bacterium containing:
- a CDS encoding T9SS type A sorting domain-containing protein, with translation MRYLFSLLMFMSSLFISSSIFAQEIPNADMENWIKYGTYEDPQYWKTPNQATSPLFVFSVTKESTDVYAGSYAARLESMSILGGMAIVPGFMTIGDFDVNTSTMEYSIYGGVSFTNRPLRLKGYHKYIPQDGDQWLIAINTFKYDSVNDKLDTIGIGFFEGGATDSIWTPFEVFINYWSQDDPDSLNIIILSSSNETPPAGSLLLIDSMWFDYTPSSLAEDRNEVQFDVYPNPATNQVTIRLNHETEAFISLTNLWGQEVFKQIIKDKTTSIDLSHLPKGIYLVKSNTKDANYIKKLILR
- a CDS encoding mechanosensitive ion channel family protein, producing the protein MENLDKYSEKGIELLLSYAPKLILALITLIVGLWIIKHFIKILGKTFKEKKLDESLSPFLLSLIGVVFRILLIISLASMIGIQMASFIAILAAAGLAIGLALSGT